The Zea mays cultivar B73 chromosome 7, Zm-B73-REFERENCE-NAM-5.0, whole genome shotgun sequence DNA segment agcttttgatgattaaagtcatctcctcattgtcgagctttgaggcatcgatggggagcctacttggtgtagactcttccttcttctcctccgttgccttgaatgcgacgggttgtgcctTGGGCGTGGAGGAGgtaccttgctcgatgattttctttgagcctttaatcattagctcaaagctcacaaattttcctataacctactcgggagacattagcttgtatctaggatcacctcaaattaattgaacttgcgtagggttaagaaaaacgagggatctaagaataaccttgaccatctcatggtcatcccattttatactcccgaggttgcgcacttggttcaccaaggtcttcaactgattgtacattgcttgtggatcctccccttggtgaaacatgaaccgaccgagctccccctcgatcgtctcccgcttggtgatctttgtcacctcgtctccttcatgcgcggtcttgagcacgtcccaaatttcctttgcactcttcaacccttgcaccttattatactcctctcgacttagagaggtgaggagtatagtagtggcttgggagttgaagtggtggatttgggccacttcgtccgaatcataatcttcatcccctacggatggtacctgtacaccaaactcaacaacattccaaatgcttgtgtggagtgaggttagatgatgcctcattttgtcaatccacatgttataatcttcaccgtcaaaaaccggtggtttgcctaatggaacagagagtaaaggagtacgctttgaaatacgagggtagcgtaggggaatcttactatacttcttgcgctcatggcgcttagaagttatggacggcgcatcggagccagaggtggatggcgataaagaatcggtctcgtagtagaccaccttcctcattttctttttcttgtcgccactccgatgcgacttgtgggaagaggattccttctccttccctttgttgcaggactctcccgatggagccttcccatagcttgtagcgggcttgtcgccggtcaccatctccttcttggcgtgatctcccgacatcacttcgagcggttaggctctaatgaagcaccgggctttgatatcaattgaaagtcgcctagagggggtgaatagggcgaaactgaaatttacaaagttaatcacaactacaagccgggttagcgttagaagtataagcgagtccgagaggagggtgaaaaacaaatcgcaagcaaataaagagtgaggcacaaggatttgttttaccgaggttcggttcttgtaaacctactccccgttgaggtggtcacaaagaccgggtatctttcaaccctttccctctctcaaacggtcacttagaccgagtgagcttctcttctcaatcacacgggacactaagtccccgcaaggaccaccacacaattggtgtctcttgcctcggttacaattgagtttgtcacaagaaagaatgagaaagaaaagaagcaatccaagcgcaagagctcaaatgaacacaagtcactctctcactagtcactattgatcGGAATTGAACtagagacttgggagaggatttgatctctttggttgtgtctagaattgaatgctatagctcttgtaaggtgtagaagttgaaaaacttggatgcaattgaatgtggggtggttggggtatttatagccccaaccaccaaaatgtggtcgttggaagtctgctgtcgcatggcgcaccggacactgtccggtgtgccaaccacgtcagccagccgttggggttcgaccgttggagctctgacttgtggggcctctgggctgtctggtggtgcaccggacatctcctgtagactgtccggtgcgccaactgcgcgtgctctgacctctgcgcgtgcaggcgcgcattaaatgcgttgcagtcgatcgttgcgcttgaagtagccgttgctccgctggcacaccggacagtccggtgtgccaccggacactgtccggtgcatacacCGAacggtccgatgaattatagcggagcggcctccattttcccgaaggtagcgagttcagcgtcgagtaccctggcacaccggacactgtccggtggcacaccggacagtccggtgcgccagaccagggtgcctttgggatttctttagctcttcttatttgaacccatctttggtctttttattggtttgttgtgaacctttggcacctgtaaaacttatagactagagcaaactggttagtccaattatttgtgttgggcaattcaaccaccaaaatcaattaggaaaggtgtaagcctatttccctttcacttggaGTCATATCGGGCCCATGCCCAAGTCGTGTCACAGTGTTAGAGATGTCATTTCTTAGGTGGTTGCCATACCTACTCCAGGGCATGTATGATATATCTCAACACTAGGCACTAGGGGCCATGCCACCTAGTACGATGTACTTGGTAGCCAGTGTAGCCTTTTGCACTTGATAATACTTCATAGTATACTTCATGAGTGCATGTGTGGCTACATGATTGATGCACATACCACATAGTGATCTTAAGCACCCTATAGCTAAGTCATGGTAACAACACACTTGCCAATCATATAATGACACGCATCACACATTTAATATGTTGTACCTAAGATTTATTTGTTAAGCTAATGCTATGGACATGTCTTTAGGTATTAAGATGTGGGGTCCCTTCGTGAGGTCATACTACCCCTAGTGGAACCAATAACATCCTATTATCTTATGATTGGGTTATAGTTAGGCACAATGAGTCCCTTGTTCCCATGGGGCTTTAGACCTTGAAGGGTTTGGGGCTTGGTCGCTTTAGTGATTTGCTCCAAAAGACGAATCTACATGCTCACGAGAAATCTACATAAACTATTTGGTAGGGATGATCCTCAAAGGTCCTTACACGTATCCGTCCAACCAAAATAAACCCAAACTATTGGAACACTAAATCCATCAAAAGGGTGAAGACAGTGAATTAGAAAGAGAAAAAAATCCAAACACAAGTAAGAACTCAAATTAAAAATTTCAAAGAAATGATTAATTTATTTTTGAAGATCAACCAAGTCTGATTCTTACATGGGAAAGATAACACAATAGAGTACTCACTCCATATTGCAGATCTCAATAGCTAAAACCGGATGAAAGATTAAAACTCATACAACTAGGACCTAGGCTAGGAATGACTCGAGATATAAAATTGAAGAGATGGCTAGTTGGACAACCTCATGTCTTATTTTTAGAGCTATTACACATCCCAACGTGCATCCAGTGGTCATGGGCTCTTCACGACTTTGCTTTGCCTTGACGCAAGGTTCACGATGATGCCATATACCTCCTCATGTTTCCACCAAAATTTTAATCAGGTTTTGAGACCAAAAACCAAGAAATTGTTTGCTCGATgattttgaggcccaaaccactATACGCCTCATGAGTAGCATACATGATACACTCAGTTCATGATCTCGACACGTGTCACCGACAGCCCATGATTGCCTAATCACCAAGTCATATAATGTATTTGCTTGACTTGGTTAACATGATATGTTCCTCCATCTACCTTTTGCACTTGTTGATTCACTAGGTGTCAACCATCACGCTCATTGCTTCGGTTTCTCCAATTCCTCAATTGAAGTCTGAGCGTCCGTCCTCCACCACTCTAGTCCATCAGCATGAACTCACTTAACCTCATCTATGTGCTTCACACCTACACATCACGAGTCAAGAGTTGTATTGTACAACATTATACTCACTACATGAGGTTAGTCAACACTAAACTAAAACCAATCATCGATAATCAGTTATTGTACTTAAATACCATGGGTAAATATCAACTacatatttatatttttatattcaGTTATTAGTTATATACAATGTAGCTCGTTCAGCAAAGCACAATATTGCTACATGGCACCACACAAAGGTATTAACATTAGATACCTTTGTGTTATATCACTTTTTTGTTACTATTATGCTCAGCAAAGTTTTTTTTATAGTTCCATGCAATACCATGGTATTTAACAAGACTTTGATATTTTATACAGAAAgatgtttggtaaatgttttaaaAACTATATATTAAAAACCACATTATTATGAATACTATAGTAAAACCATAGTATTGAAAAATTTGGTCTAGACCAATGTCTTTCCTTGTTGCGTGTGAAACTATGGTATTGCAAAATTATGGTATTGAAATATTTTGTTTATGATATAGCATTAAAAAAATTAGTATTGTAAAACTGTGGTATTAAAAAACTTTGCTTCTAAACAGATGCTACATGATATCAGTTTATTTAATGACTATAAAACTATTACGAAACTTTGTAACCTTATTGAGGCTGACCTTAGCAAATCTGTATCTACTCGCACCATAATCCGCCAATCCGAAACGACCCTTCCTTTGCGTGTTTGAAGCTCACCACTCACACCATAAACAGTGGACCATGCTGGATTTTGGTCTGATTTTGCCAACAAGGAACGCGCCGCGCCGCACTGACCACCGCATCTCGCTCGTTTGGAAGCGTCTGTCTGAGGTTCTCCAAATCCACATCAGACCAGCCCACCGACCGCGTCTCCCACGTCCGAACCGAGCACCGCATCGCAAACTCGTGGCGCATGGAGCTTCGTTTTGGGGTGTGCCGCACCCACCCACCCACCCAGCCCAGCCCAGTCACAGCCTTGCCTCCAAAAAGCGCTGCTCGCTTCGGCACTCGTTGATAAAGCGGCTAGCCGAGCGCCGTGGCAGAACCGCGGAACGCAATAGCCAATAGGTAGCGGAGCACCGCACCGCGAAGCAAACGAGAGGGGAAAAAAAAGCACGAGGAGGCCGCGCCCGCGAAGGAATCACTTGCCCGGGCGTGGGCCGCCCACCGGCCACCGCCCAGCCGCTGCCGCAGTGCCgcccgcctgcctgcctgcctggtgCGGTGGTGCCTGCCCACGGGAACGGGATAGCTGGCTGACGGACGCATTGCGGAGCGGACTGGGAGACTACGGGTAAGATAATAAAAGGGCCAGGCGTGGCGGGGCGCAACCACCGCTGTGCCTCGGAGAGGAGGACAGCTCTCGCGCCGCGGCTGCCGCCATGTGGACGCCGTCGCGCGGGAGCAACGCCCGGCGCAGCGGCCACCGCCGCATCGCGGACTACCTGGCGGACGACCAGACCACCACCACAGCCACCGACGCCTCCGACAACGAGTCCTACACTACCGCCTATGGGGAGGAGTtcttcgccgccgccgccgccgggagcgGCGGCGCCGGCGGCATGCTGCCGGCATTCCTGGCGGACCAGGGGGACCTGGTGGAGGTCATGCTGGAGCTGGACGAGGAGTCCATGGTGGTGCGCAGCGTCACGCCCACCAGCGCGGCGCTCTACGGCGCCGCCTCCCTCCCGGCGCCGCCGTCCGCGGGGGTCCTCGGGGTGTCGCCGTCGCCGCGCCGCGCGCCTTCGGAGGGCGGCGGCCGCCTGAGCCGGTGCTCGTCGACGTCGTCGCGGATACGGAAGAAGTTCGCGTGGCTCCGGTCGCCGTCGCCCTCCCCGTCCCCGTACCGCCCCACGCCCGCCGAGCTTCAGCGGGAGGCCGCCATGGCGGCGCGCGAGCGGCGGCGGGAGCAGGCGCAGCTCAACCGGTCCCGCGCCGGCGCCAGGCGCGCGCTCAAGGGCCTCCGCTTCATCAGCCGCACCACGGGCTCCGTCGAGGCCGCCGAGCTCTGGCGCCGCGTCGAGGAGCGCTTCAACGACCTCGCCCGCGAAGGGCTGCTCTCCCGCGACGACTTCGGCGAATGCATCGGTACGGCCACACTCGACGCCGCTGCTGCTTCTTGCCTGCAGTTCACATTGTTATCCTCCGCACACGCGAGGAAACAGCTCGATCCTACTGTAATTGCGACGTCCTTATCCGCGATCTTATGGCGCTCCACGCCCAAACTGCAGGAATGGTGGACTCCAAGGAGTTCGCGGTGGGCATCTTCGACGCgctggcgcggcggcggcggcagaacCTGGAGCGGATCACCAAGGAGGAGCTCTACGACTTCTGGCTCCAGATCTCCGATCAGAGCTTCGACGCGCGGCTCCAGATCTTCTTCGACATGTACTGAGCTAAATTTCACGCGCCCCCATTTCTCTTCCTTTCCCCGGGTCCCAAGTAAAGTAACGTCACAAATCGATCCGTCCCAATTCCCGGTGCGTGCGCACCTGCACTACGCTTTGCGCCCCCGCAGATTCTTGACAgtaagctttcttctccttctggTGCCGTTCTCGGTCCCAAATTCAGGGTGGACACCAACGTGGACGGGAGGATAACGAGGGAGGAAGTACAGGAGGTGACTTTTCTAATGCTCTTCACTCCTCTCTGCATCTCTGTGTTTAGTTCAAACTGCCAGCCCCAAAAGAAAGTAGAGCACCATTAGAACCTTCTTGTGGGCACCCTGCTCTGATTACCAAACCGCTGCTTCCAGTACCAGTGCAGTGTACCATACATACTGATCTTGTTTAATTAATTAAACCTACTTACTATTTACTGCGGTAAACTATCCACGTGCTCCGCCGCTAATCCAGCGAGATGTTTGGCTTGGTCTCCCTCCTGCCACCGCAGCTGATCGTGCTCAGCGCGTCGGCCAACAAGCTGGCAAAGCTCAAGGAGCAGGCGGAGGAGTACGCGTCGCTCATCATGGAGGAGCTCGACCCGGAGAAGCTTGGCTACATTGAGGTACGTACGCGCGCGGGCCGTATGCCCTACGGGCTACTGTCTTTTTGACCAGGGGAAATTTGGGGGGGTACGTACGCGTGCTGCCGCCGGACTGACACGTGTGCTGCCTCTTCCCTGTCTTGCCAGCTGTGGCAGCTCGAAGCGCTGCTGCTCCAGCGCGACACCTACATGAACTACAGCCGCCCGCTGAGCACGGCCAGCGGGGCCCAGTGGAGCCAGAACCTCGGCGTCGGCGGCGCGCTGACGATAACAGGGGGAGGAGGAGACGGCGGCTGCGGCGTGGACGGCGACCACCCGGGGCCTCCGCGCGAGCGTCGCCGGAGCTGGGGCGTGCGGAAGGCGGCGGCGCGGGTGCGCGTGGCGGCGGAGGAGAACTGGCGCCGCGCCTGGGTGCTGGCGTTGTGGTTCGCGGCCATGGCGGCGCTGTTCGTGTGGAAGTTCGTCCAGTACCGGCGCATGGCGGCGTTCCAGGTGATGGGGTACTGCCTCCCCACGGCCAAGGGCGCCGCGGAGACGCTCAAGCTCAACATGGCGCTCGTGCTGCTCCCCGTCTGCCGCAACACGCTCACGTGGCTCCGCTCCTCCTGGGCCCGCTTCTTCGTCCCCTTCGACGACAACATCACCTTCCACAAGGTAAATTACGAGCGGACTCTACTACTGTACTGTGTACTCCATGATGTCCGTGCAAGCTCCCCACCGCCAGCCGCTTCCGCAAATATCGTCGCGTCCGACGTGGCGAGCCACCTACCCACGGTAGATTCGTCGCCCATGATGGTAAGTAACATCCAAGCGGTCGACGACGACTCACGGGTAGTCACTTGCGGTAAATATTCCGGCGGCCGATGGGTCGGTGGTTAGTTCGGCCGTCGCCGTCGGAGACGAGGCGCGGAGGCCGTGTCGTACGCGGCGGGAACGTGGCGTCCAATGATTGGCCGCCCACGTAGGGGGGGTCCCGGATCCCGTGTGGAAGGGCCGCTGCCGGCCGAAGGCTGCTCCGGACCCATGTGGTAGCTTGAGACTTTGGGCTTACTATACACCCATACTACTACTACATGTGCAGCGTACTCATCTACGGTGGGTTCCCCAGATACGCAGGCGGTAGGCCAAGTCTCCATCACATGTTCCGTACTGCACTGCGGGCAGCGGCGCGGACACGCGGTCTAATGATTCTGTCCCGGCGGTAAGTGGGGCCGTACGGCACAGAAGATCCCTTGCCCACGGTTGGGACAAGTGCGTGTGCGTGCTGCCAAAGCCCAGCGCAGTAGTAAGGGTCCAGTCAAAAGTCAGAGCCGCTTCCCGGTCGGTGAAAGTTGGCACGGACCGAGAATTGTCTCTGCAGGCGGGCCACAAGTGTCCCAGTCGCTGCTGGGTCCCCAGCAGCGGTGCCGGGTTGTTCTCTGGAAAGTAACCGTGGAGGGCACTGTCAGTCACGGTAACGACTCGTCGTGACCGAAGCAAAGACAATGACGTGCGTTTGCGTCCACTTTCACTGCCGTAATTGcagcagctgtgaaaattttccaAGAAACTTGATCAACTAAATATGCTTTTATTTCATTTCCTCTGATTCAGATGATCGCGACGGCGATCGTGGTGGGGATCACGCTGCACGCGGGGAACCACCTGGCGTGCGACTTCCCGCGGGTGATCGCGGCGAGCCCGGAGGAGTACGCGCTCGTCGCGGGCGCGTTCGGCGCGGACAAGCCGACGTACGCGGGGCTCCTGTCGGGCACGGAGGGCGTGACGGGCGTGGCCATGGTGGTGCTGATGACCGTCTCCTTCACGCTGGCCACGCACCCGTTCCGCAAGGGGGAGCCcaagggcgcgggcgcggccgccGGCACGTCGCGGCTCCCGGCGCCACTGAACCGGCTCACCGGCTTCAACGCCTTCTGGTACTCGCACCACCTCCTCGGCATCGTGTACGCGCTCCTGCTCGCGCACGGCTACTTCCTCTTCCTCGTCCGGAGGTGGTACGAGAAGACGGTACGTACGTGCATCCCCCGATCGATCCCTTTCCCCATCTGTGTGTGATGTGGATTGCGATTTGGTTTCGGCGCGTTTTTTTTCCCCGTCCGTTCCGTGGCACGCACTTGATCGATTTCATTGCTTGGGCGAGGTTAGTTGGGCGTTGCTGGTTGCGACACGTCGCGTAGCTTTTTTTTTGGGAGGGTGACGATTTTCTGTTTTGGCCCGTCGCGCGAGGGCAAAGGTGATGGTAACCCGCGTCGCTTTTTACTTTGGACACGCCGTTGTCGCGTCCGGTGCTCCCCGCCACTGCTTGCCTTAGCTCCTCCTTCCAGGAACGATGCCACTCGAGATTGTGCTATATTTGGTCATGCAGTCTGAACAGCTTCGGAGAATTACTGTTGCCATGACGATGCCACTCGAGATTGTAGCAGCGCGCCAGCGTGCGTGAAGGCCGGAGTGCCGTGGGACGTGGGGTACAGCCGGTACAGGGAGTGATGGTGGTGTCGGTGCCGCCGGAGTCAAACCGGCCGGAGCATGCTTGGCTGTTTCCAGCCGGAGACCTGCTCGGAGCCGCCGCCCCGCCCCGGTCGAGATCGTCAAGGGAAGCGACGCGTCCGTGTCGGGTCGGGTCCGTCCGGCTAGGCTCTTAAAAACACGGCAGGCTAAGAGGTAGGCAGGTAGGCAGGCAGGGTAGACCGGCCGGGATAGAGACGAATACGGTAGCGGTGGCGGCAGCGGTCGTCGCTGCGAGCTGTCACGGCCTTGCGCGGCACGCGGGCAGGTGGTGATATGCTCCACAGCTCAGTGCCGGGTGCCACGGCGCGGTGCTGACTGCTGA contains these protein-coding regions:
- the LOC100502415 gene encoding Respiratory burst oxidase homolog protein E, whose amino-acid sequence is MWTPSRGSNARRSGHRRIADYLADDQTTTTATDASDNESYTTAYGEEFFAAAAAGSGGAGGMLPAFLADQGDLVEVMLELDEESMVVRSVTPTSAALYGAASLPAPPSAGVLGVSPSPRRAPSEGGGRLSRCSSTSSRIRKKFAWLRSPSPSPSPYRPTPAELQREAAMAARERRREQAQLNRSRAGARRALKGLRFISRTTGSVEAAELWRRVEERFNDLAREGLLSRDDFGECIGMVDSKEFAVGIFDALARRRRQNLERITKEELYDFWLQISDQSFDARLQIFFDMVDTNVDGRITREEVQELIVLSASANKLAKLKEQAEEYASLIMEELDPEKLGYIELWQLEALLLQRDTYMNYSRPLSTASGAQWSQNLGVGGALTITGGGGDGGCGVDGDHPGPPRERRRSWGVRKAAARVRVAAEENWRRAWVLALWFAAMAALFVWKFVQYRRMAAFQVMGYCLPTAKGAAETLKLNMALVLLPVCRNTLTWLRSSWARFFVPFDDNITFHKMIATAIVVGITLHAGNHLACDFPRVIAASPEEYALVAGAFGADKPTYAGLLSGTEGVTGVAMVVLMTVSFTLATHPFRKGEPKGAGAAAGTSRLPAPLNRLTGFNAFWYSHHLLGIVYALLLAHGYFLFLVRRWYEKTTWMYISVPLLLYVGERMLRALRSNAYTVKILKVCLLPGNVLTITMSKPYGFRYRSGQYIFLQCPIISPFEWHPFSITSAPGDDYLSVHIRTNGDWTQELKRIFVENYFSPHLNRRASFSELGAAEPRSLPKLLVDGPYGAPAQDFRNYDVLLLVGLGIGATPFISILRDLLNNIKIADELMDLAMETSRSEDSANSFSVSTASSNRKRAYRTSRAHFYWVTREAGSFEWFKGVMNEVAEMDKKGIIELHNYLTSVYEERDARTTLLSMVQALNHAKHGVDIVSGTRVRTHFARPNWKEVFTRIASKHPNSTVGVFYCGAPTLAKELKALAHEMSHRTGTRFHFHKEYF
- the LOC100502415 gene encoding respiratory burst oxidase homolog protein E isoform X1, producing the protein MWTPSRGSNARRSGHRRIADYLADDQTTTTATDASDNESYTTAYGEEFFAAAAAGSGGAGGMLPAFLADQGDLVEVMLELDEESMVVRSVTPTSAALYGAASLPAPPSAGVLGVSPSPRRAPSEGGGRLSRCSSTSSRIRKKFAWLRSPSPSPSPYRPTPAELQREAAMAARERRREQAQLNRSRAGARRALKGLRFISRTTGSVEAAELWRRVEERFNDLAREGLLSRDDFGECIGMVDSKEFAVGIFDALARRRRQNLERITKEELYDFWLQISDQSFDARLQIFFDMVDTNVDGRITREEVQELIVLSASANKLAKLKEQAEEYASLIMEELDPEKLGYIELWQLEALLLQRDTYMNYSRPLSTASGAQWSQNLGVGGALTITGGGGDGGCGVDGDHPGPPRERRRSWGVRKAAARVRVAAEENWRRAWVLALWFAAMAALFVWKFVQYRRMAAFQVMGYCLPTAKGAAETLKLNMALVLLPVCRNTLTWLRSSWARFFVPFDDNITFHKTWMYISVPLLLYVGERMLRALRSNAYTVKILKVCLLPGNVLTITMSKPYGFRYRSGQYIFLQCPIISPFEWHPFSITSAPGDDYLSVHIRTNGDWTQELKRIFVENYFSPHLNRRASFSELGAAEPRSLPKLLVDGPYGAPAQDFRNYDVLLLVGLGIGATPFISILRDLLNNIKIADELMDLAMETSRSEDSANSFSVSTASSNRKRAYRTSRAHFYWVTREAGSFEWFKGVMNEVAEMDKKGIIELHNYLTSVYEERDARTTLLSMVQALNHAKHGVDIVSGTRVRTHFARPNWKEVFTRIASKHPNSTVGVFYCGAPTLAKELKALAHEMSHRTGTRFHFHKEYF